The Sebastes fasciatus isolate fSebFas1 chromosome 13, fSebFas1.pri, whole genome shotgun sequence genome includes a region encoding these proteins:
- the LOC141780552 gene encoding protein NATD1-like, with translation MAYNIFSKLTAVTLRLKPHPAAFSALSSGCSLTVQHDRQNRRFTVAPGSGAGDHDCAVLLYKFTGEKELDLISTYVPETFRGQGVAALLSQAAMDFLVEENLKAHISCWYIKKYIDDNPLQLYKELVIT, from the exons ATGGCCTATAACATATTTTCCAAACTCACTGCGGTAACTCTCCGACTGAAGCCTCATCCGGCCGCCTTCAGTGCGTTGAGCTCCGGCTGCAGTTTGACGGTGCAACACGACCGACAGAACCGGCGCTTCACCGTCGCTCCGGGCAGCGGGGCTG GTGACCATGACTGTGCGGTGCTGCTCTACAAATTCACTGGAGAGAAGGAGCTGGATCTGATCTCAACCTATGTACCAGAGACATTTAGGGGCCAAGGTGTTGCTGCACTGCTGTCACAG GCTGCCATGGACTTCCTGGTTGAAGAAAACCTCAAGGCTCATATCTCCTGTTGgtatataaagaaatacatcGATGACAACCCGCTACAACTTTATAAAGAACTTGTCATCACTTGA
- the rcvrna gene encoding recoverin a, whose translation MGNTKSSALSKELLDELKSNTKYSESELCTWYQSFLKECPGGKISKQQFEGIYASFFPNADPTEYARHVFRSFDTNADGTLDFKEYIVALHLTSGGKTLQKLEWAFALYDVDGNGTISKNEILEIVRSIFNMIPTDDQKNLPEDENTPEKRAEKVWEFFGKKDNDKISEGEFIQGVMDNKDILRLIQYDEPQKIKDKLKEKKQ comes from the exons ATGGGGAATACTAAGAGCAGCGCTTTGTCGAAGGAGCTGCTGGACGAACTGAAATCCAACACGAAATATTCAGAGTCCGAACTCTGCACCTGGTACCAGTCCTTCCTGAAGGAGTGTCCTGGTGGGAAGATCAGCAAGCAGCAGTTTGAAGGCATCTACGCCAGCTTCTTCCCAAACGCAGACCCCACAGAGTACGCACGGCACGTGTTCAGGAGTTTTGACACCAACGCAGATGGCACTTTGGACTTTAAGGAGTACATTGTCGCTCTGCACCTCACATCCGGAGGAAAGACTCTGCAGAAGCTGGAGTGGGCCTTTGCCCTGTACGACGTGGACGGGAACGGAACCATCAGCAAAAATGAAATCCTAGAGATTGTTAGG TCAATATTCAACATGATTCCTACTGACGACCAGAAGAACCTCCCCGAGGATGAAAACACGCCGGAGAAGAGGGCAGAAAAAGTCTGGGAATTCTTCGGGAAGAAGGACAACG ATAAAATCTCAGAGGGAGAATTCATTCAGGGTGTGATGGACAACAAGGACATCCTGCGGTTGATACAATATGATGAGCCTCAGAAAATTAAAGACAAGCTGAAAGAGAAGAAGCAATAA
- the LOC141780550 gene encoding germ cell-specific gene 1-like protein, with translation MRLERGRRASLAITLNFVAFAFALSAVTTSYWCEGTRKVPKPFCTGPPLKVKQWFCIRFNSSNINDTRLVQYIFESGEEKFLLRKFHTGIFFSCEQAADMNGFNCRDFSEIAPEHERGVLWLCIVAESLYLTLLCTGGALMILEQCPCFSIMNKLKLSAFAAMCTALSGLCGMVAHMMFTTIFQLAVAMGPEDWRPKTWDYSWSYILAWGSFGTCMGSAVTALNRYTKTIVEFKYKRRNIEKSLMIKQKMLEQDLPEQMWDMYLTADAEAQLELPVNGHKPSTGTTYVVEMDHEPEPQGEAYC, from the exons ATGAGGCTAGAGCGCGGGCGGCGGGCTTCTCTGGCGATCACCCTCAACTTTGTGGCGTTTGCTTTTGCCTTATCAGCGGTGACCACCAGCTACTGGTGTGAGGGGACCAGGAAGGTGCCCAAACCCTTCTGCACAGGACCGCCGCTGAAGGTGAAGCAGTGGTTCTGCATCCGCTTCAACAGCTCCAACATCAACGACACCCGGTTGGTCCAGTACATCTTTGAGAGCGGAGAGGAGAAGTTTCTTTTGAGGAAGTTCCACACAGGAATATTTTTCTCCTGTGAGCAGGCCGCCGACATGAACG GGTTTAACTGTCGAGACTTCTCAGAGATTGCGCCAGAACATGAAAGAG GGGTCCTATGGTTGTGTATCGTGGCTGAGAGTCTGTACCTTACCCTGCTCTGCACAGGCGGGGCTCTGATGATCCTGGAGCAGTGCCCCTGCTTCAGTATCATGAACAAACTGAAGCTCAGTGCCTTCGCTGCCATGTGCACTGCCCTGTCAG GCCTTTGTGGGATGGTGGCCCACATGATGTTTACCACCATATTCCAGCTAGCGGTCGCTATGGGACCAGAAGACTGGAGGCCCAAGACCTGGGACTACAGCTGGTCTTATAT CTTAGCGTGGGGCTCTTTTGGCACCTGCATGGGCTCTGCAGTGACGGCGCTCAACAGGTACACAAAGACCATCGTAGAGTTTAAATACAAGCGGCGGAACATCGAGAAGAGCCTGATGATCAAGCAGAAGATGTTGGAGCAGGACCTCCCCGAGCAGATGTGGGACATGTACCTGACCGCTGACGCCGAGGCACAGCTAGAACTGCCGGTCAACGGCCACAAACCCTCCACAGGAACAACATATGTGGTGGAAATGGACCATGAACCAGAACCACAAGGAGAGGCATATTGCTAA